A genomic window from Lotus japonicus ecotype B-129 chromosome 1, LjGifu_v1.2 includes:
- the LOC130728566 gene encoding uncharacterized protein LOC130728566, with the protein MAKGEEIRNAILIKLLKVPQVFAMSWLLMHNSFGMLKKMKIKIKTANIILIKATLPSDPVKFLLGLEEERESSCRIIMDDASVTRGCRLVEHHMIRGDCDDADLVIESKFIT; encoded by the exons ATGGCAAAAGGAGAAGAAATCAGAAATGCTATTTTGATCAAGCTGTTAAAAGTGCCCCAGGTTTTTG CTATGTCCTGGCTTCTTATGCATAATTCCTTTGGgatgttgaagaagatgaagataaagaTAAAGACTGCCAACATAATACTGATCAAAGCTACACTACCATCTGATCCTGTCAAG TTTCTACTAGGATTGGAGGAAGAAAGAGAAAGCTCTTGCCGGATCATCATGGATGATGCCAGTGTAACACGTGGTTGTCGTCTGGTGGAGCATCATATGATCAGAGGTGATTGTGATGATGCAGACCTTGTGATAGAGAGCAAATTTATCACATAG
- the LOC130728565 gene encoding protein STABILIZED1-like translates to MQLPKLPVPRFDFVHSKPPSKKRTIASEVCPWYKEEKLIQSFLPKVKDKDKDEGEDEEGDEDHPFFEKAPGAKRPKLETIVEKTNPQHALSWVAAAKQAKLDGKLGEARELIKKGCEKCPRNDHVWLLAAKLAPDKKEKRRLLSKGLQYVRDSFRLWKSAVEVADKYNARCLLHSAVDDCPLEVELWLALAKLETYAGAKAVLIRARERLPHERALWILDAELEEANGDSSKIGVIIQFALRCEGLVSDTEYWMLRGIEYREAWVKREREMFDREAWMREAEAAERGGYVETCKEIIRHTIGIGVEEADRKRTWVSEAEECKKRGSVNTARAIYAHALTFLMSKKSVWVKAAYLEKSHGTTESLEVLLRKAVLYRPRAEVPWLMGGKEKWLAGDVPSARAIIGLARAAIPDSEDIWLAAAKLEFENNEHEAARLLLSQARTEVNTERVWMKSAIVERELGNIESENTLLKEGLVQFPSFFKLWLMLGQLEERLAAAQPEKYFDHLKEARNAYDSGLKECVNCVPLWLSRANLEEETKAREVLKMAQEKNPKNPELLLAAVRLESKHGHQEEADILMAKALQECPNSGILWAASIEMVPHPLRKTKSMDALKKCDDDPHVIAAVAKLFCHDGKVDIARTWLNRLVTLAPDIGDFWALCYQFEMHHGTEENREDVLKRCVAAKPKYGEIWQAISKAVENAHQPTEFILKKVEDALGKKENAAKNRT, encoded by the coding sequence ATGCAGCTTCCAAAGCTTCCCGTTCCCCGTTTCGATTTTGTCCACTCCAAGCCGCCATCGAAAAAGAGAACGATTGCAAGCGAGGTTTGTCCTTGGTACAAGGAGGAGAAGCTTATTCAGAGTTTTTTGCCTAAGGTTAAGGATAAGGATAAGGATGAGGGTGAAGATGAGGAGGGGGATGAGGATCATCCTTTCTTTGAGAAGGCTCCTGGGGCAAAACGCCCTAAGTTGGAGACTATTGTTGAGAAGACAAATCCTCAACATGCTCTCAGTTGGGTTGCTGCTGCTAAGCAGGCGAAGTTGGATGGCAAGCTTGGTGAAGCAAGGGAACTGATCAAAAAGGGCTGTGAAAAGTGTCCAAGAAATGATCATGTGTGGCTGCTTGCTGCGAAATTAGCACCTGATAAAAAGGAAAAACGTAGGTTGTTGAGCAAAGGGTTGCAATACGTGCGTGATTCTTTCAGGCTGTGGAAGTCTGCTGTGGAGGTTGCTGATAAATATAATGCTAGATGTTTACTCCATTCAGCTGTGGATGATTGTCCTTTGGAGGTAGAACTGTGGCTTGCGCTCGCTAAGTTAGAAACCTATGCAGGTGCTAAAGCGGTTCTTATCCGGGCAAGGGAGAGGCTGCCGCATGAACGGGCCTTATGGATATTAGATGCTGAATTGGAAGAAGCTAATGGAGATAGTTCAAAAATTGGTGTCATAATACAATTTGCTTTGAGGTGTGAAGGTCTGGTCAGTGATACAGAATATTGGATGCTGCGTGGTATAGAATATAGAGAAGCTTGGGTGAAGAGGGAACGTGAGATGTTTGATAGAGAAGCTTGGATGCGGGAAGCAGAGGCAGCAGAACGTGGTGGATACGTTGAAACTTGCAAGGAAATAATCCGTCATACTATTGGAATTGGGGTTGAAGAAGCCGACAGGAAGAGGACATGGGTTTCCGAGGCAGAAGAATGCAAGAAGCGTGGTTCAGTTAACACTGCCAGAGCCATATATGCTCATGCTCTAACATTCTTGATGAGTAAGAAGAGTGTATGGGTCAAAGCCGCGTATCTTGAAAAGAGTCATGGCACCACAGAATCTCTTGAAGTTTTACTACGTAAAGCAGTTTTGTATAGACCAAGGGCTGAAGTTCCTTGGCTTATGGGAGGTAAAGAGAAGTGGCTTGCTGGAGATGTACCTTCAGCTCGTGCTATTATCGGACTAGCTCGGGCTGCCATTCCTGATTCTGAGGATATATGGCTTGCTGCTGCAAAGCTTGAATTTGAAAATAATGAACACGAGGCAGCTAGATTGTTGTTGTCTCAAGCTAGAACTGAAGTAAATACAGAAAGAGTGTGGATGAAATCAGCCATTGTTGAGAGAGAATTGGGAAACATTGAAAGCGAGAACACATTGTTAAAGGAAGGATTGGTGCAATTCCCTTCATTCTTTaaattgtggctgatgcttggCCAACTTGAGGAACGGCTTGCTGCTGCTCAGCCTGAGAAGTATTTTGATCACTTGAAGGAAGCCAGAAACGCATATGATTCTGGACTGAAAGAATGTGTTAATTGTGTACCACTTTGGCTCTCTCGTGCTAATCTTGAAGAGGAGACAAAGGCCCGTGAAGTTCTCAAAATGGCTCAAGAAAAGAACCCTAAAAATCCTGAACTATTGCTGGCTGCTGTTAGATTAGAATCCAAGCATGGACATCAGGAAGAAGCTGATATTTTGATGGCAAAAGCATTGCAGGAGTGTCCCAACAGTGGTATTCTGTGGGCAGCTTCTATTGAGATGGTTCCTCATCCCCTTCGTAAAACCAAGAGTATGGATGCCCTTAAGAAATGTGATGATGATCCCCATGTTATCGCTGCTGTGGCCAAATTGTTTTGCCATGATGGGAAAGTGGACATAGCCAGGACTTGGCTGAATAGGCTTGTAACACTAGCTCCTGATATTGGGGATTTCTGGGCGTTGTGCTACCAATTTGAAATGCATCATGGAACTGAGGAGAACCGGGAGGATGTATTGAAGAGATGTGTTGCTGCTAAACCAAAATATGGAGAGATATGGCAGGCAATCTCAAAGGCAGTTGAGAACGCTCACCAACCGACAGAATTCATCTTGAAGAAAGTGGAGGATGCACTTGGGAAGAAGGAGAATGCAGCTAAGAATAGAACATaa
- the LOC130728567 gene encoding uncharacterized protein LOC130728567 isoform X1, translating to MMTETLPHQNSNSSTATVKSEQRRRKQKKINKASQEARPKTAKDNNENTDPKQVAEQVEYVWEKSELDEGMDEQFRRIIEKFSFIAGSEDTYKNDTSASAAAATDDSEEENDKELIKKKGISNKKKKLQQRMKIAQLKQICSRPDVVEVWDATALDPKLLVFFKSYRNTVPVPRHWSQKRNFLQGKRGIQKQPFQLPHFIAATGIEKIRQAYIDKEDGKKLKQKQRERMQPKMGKMDIDYWVLHDAFFKYQTKPKLTSLGELYHEGREFEVKLREMKPGMLSHELKEALGMPEGAPSPWLINMQRYGPPPSYPSLKIPGLNSPIPPGASFGYHAGGWGKPPVDEQYGRALYGDVFGVQQQEHPNYEEEPVDKTKHWGDLEEVEEEEEEEEEEEEEEEEEEMQGEELEAGIQSVDSISSAPTGVETPDVIDLRKQQRKEPKEPERPLYLVLEEKEEKIAPGTFLGTTHTYAVGTGGTQDKSGAKRVDLLKGQKSDKVDVTIQPEELETMDNDALHAKYVEAREEENSRSHHEDFSQMVAENEKKRKRKMQEKEGKRRKKDFF from the exons ATGATGACGGAGACGCTCCCCCACCAGAACTCTAATTCTTCCACCGCCACCGTGAAGAGTGAGCAACGCCGCCGTAAGCAGAAGAAGATCAACAAAGCATCTCAAGAGGCGAGACCTAAAACCGCTAAAGATAATAATGAGAACACTGATCCAAAGCAG GTTGCTGAACAAGTTGAGTATGTATGGGAGAAGTCCGAGTTAGATGAAGGCATGGATGAACAATTTAGAAGAATCATTGAGAAATTCAGTTTCATCGCAGGTTCTGAGGATACTTATAAGAACGATACGTCGGCTTCGGCTGCGGCTGCTACTGATGAttctgaagaagaaaatgataaagagctaataaaaaagaaaggcatctcaaacaagaagaaaaagctTCAACAGAGGATGAAAATTGCTCAACTGAAACAAATTTGCTCAAGACCTGATGTTGTTGAGGTGTGGGATGCTACTGCATTAGACCCAAAGTTGCTTGTGTTTTTCAAATCTTATAGGAATACTGTACCAGTGCCTAGGCATTGGAGTCAGAAGAGAAATTTTTTGCAAGGGAAACGAGGTATTCAGAAACAACCCTTTCAGCTTCCTCATTTCATTGCTGCCACTGGAATTGAGAAAATCAGACAGGCTTATATTGACAAAGAGGACGGTAAAAAGCTCAAACAAAAACAGAGGGAACGCATGCAACCAAAAATGGGGAAAATGGACATAGACTATTGGGTTCTTCATGATGCATTTTTCAAGTACCAGACAAAGCCAAAACTGACTTCTCTCGGGGAGCTGTATCATGAAGGAAGAGAATTTGAG GTAAAGTTGAGGGAGATGAAACCTGGCATGTTATCACATGAATTGAAAGAAGCTCTTGGTATGCCTGAGGGTGCCCCTTCTCCATGGCTTATTAATATGCAG AGATATGGCCCTCCACCATCATACCCTTCCCTGAAGATTCCTGGACTGAATTCTCCCATCCCCCCTGGGGCTAGCTTTGGTTATCATGCTGGTGGATGGGGCAAGCCTCCAGTTGATgag cagtatggGCGTGCATTATATGGAGATGTTTTTGGTGTTCAACAACAAGAGCATCCTAACTATGAG GAAGAGCCAGTTGATAAGACCAAACACTGGGGTGATttggaggaggtggaggaagaagaagaagaagaagaggaagaggaggaggaggaggaagaagaagaaatgcaGGGGGAGGAACTTGAAGCTGGTATTCAGTCTGTTGATAGTATCTCAAG CGCACCCACTGGGGTAGAGACACCTGATGTTATTGACCTACGGAAGCAACAGAGGAAGGAGCCTAAGGAGCCTGAGAGACCTCTTTATCTG GTGCttgaagagaaggaagaaaaaattGCTCCAGGAACTTTCCTTGGAACCACTCACAC TTATGCGGTTGGCACTGGCGGCACCCAGGACAAGTCAGGTGCTAAAAGG GTTGATTTGCTTAAAGGACAGAAGTCAGATAAAGTGGACGTTACAATACAGCCGGAAGAGTTGGAAACAATGGATAATGATGCTTTGCATGCCAA ATATGTAGAGGCAAGGGAGGAAGAGAATTCGCGTAGTCATCATGAAGATTTTAGTCAAATGGTTGCAGAG aatgagaagaagagaaaaagaaagatgcAAGAAAAGGAGggcaagaggaggaagaaggactTCTTTTAG
- the LOC130728567 gene encoding uncharacterized protein LOC130728567 isoform X2 yields MMTETLPHQNSNSSTATVKSEQRRRKQKKINKASQEARPKTAKDNNENTDPKQVAEQVEYVWEKSELDEGMDEQFRRIIEKFSFIAGSEDTYKNDTSASAAAATDDSEEENDKELIKKKGISNKKKKLQQRMKIAQLKQICSRPDVVEVWDATALDPKLLVFFKSYRNTVPVPRHWSQKRNFLQGKRGIQKQPFQLPHFIAATGIEKIRQAYIDKEDGKKLKQKQRERMQPKMGKMDIDYWVLHDAFFKYQTKPKLTSLGELYHEGREFEVKLREMKPGMLSHELKEALGMPEGAPSPWLINMQRYGPPPSYPSLKIPGLNSPIPPGASFGYHAGGWGKPPVDEYGRALYGDVFGVQQQEHPNYEEEPVDKTKHWGDLEEVEEEEEEEEEEEEEEEEEEMQGEELEAGIQSVDSISSAPTGVETPDVIDLRKQQRKEPKEPERPLYLVLEEKEEKIAPGTFLGTTHTYAVGTGGTQDKSGAKRVDLLKGQKSDKVDVTIQPEELETMDNDALHAKYVEAREEENSRSHHEDFSQMVAENEKKRKRKMQEKEGKRRKKDFF; encoded by the exons ATGATGACGGAGACGCTCCCCCACCAGAACTCTAATTCTTCCACCGCCACCGTGAAGAGTGAGCAACGCCGCCGTAAGCAGAAGAAGATCAACAAAGCATCTCAAGAGGCGAGACCTAAAACCGCTAAAGATAATAATGAGAACACTGATCCAAAGCAG GTTGCTGAACAAGTTGAGTATGTATGGGAGAAGTCCGAGTTAGATGAAGGCATGGATGAACAATTTAGAAGAATCATTGAGAAATTCAGTTTCATCGCAGGTTCTGAGGATACTTATAAGAACGATACGTCGGCTTCGGCTGCGGCTGCTACTGATGAttctgaagaagaaaatgataaagagctaataaaaaagaaaggcatctcaaacaagaagaaaaagctTCAACAGAGGATGAAAATTGCTCAACTGAAACAAATTTGCTCAAGACCTGATGTTGTTGAGGTGTGGGATGCTACTGCATTAGACCCAAAGTTGCTTGTGTTTTTCAAATCTTATAGGAATACTGTACCAGTGCCTAGGCATTGGAGTCAGAAGAGAAATTTTTTGCAAGGGAAACGAGGTATTCAGAAACAACCCTTTCAGCTTCCTCATTTCATTGCTGCCACTGGAATTGAGAAAATCAGACAGGCTTATATTGACAAAGAGGACGGTAAAAAGCTCAAACAAAAACAGAGGGAACGCATGCAACCAAAAATGGGGAAAATGGACATAGACTATTGGGTTCTTCATGATGCATTTTTCAAGTACCAGACAAAGCCAAAACTGACTTCTCTCGGGGAGCTGTATCATGAAGGAAGAGAATTTGAG GTAAAGTTGAGGGAGATGAAACCTGGCATGTTATCACATGAATTGAAAGAAGCTCTTGGTATGCCTGAGGGTGCCCCTTCTCCATGGCTTATTAATATGCAG AGATATGGCCCTCCACCATCATACCCTTCCCTGAAGATTCCTGGACTGAATTCTCCCATCCCCCCTGGGGCTAGCTTTGGTTATCATGCTGGTGGATGGGGCAAGCCTCCAGTTGATgag tatggGCGTGCATTATATGGAGATGTTTTTGGTGTTCAACAACAAGAGCATCCTAACTATGAG GAAGAGCCAGTTGATAAGACCAAACACTGGGGTGATttggaggaggtggaggaagaagaagaagaagaagaggaagaggaggaggaggaggaagaagaagaaatgcaGGGGGAGGAACTTGAAGCTGGTATTCAGTCTGTTGATAGTATCTCAAG CGCACCCACTGGGGTAGAGACACCTGATGTTATTGACCTACGGAAGCAACAGAGGAAGGAGCCTAAGGAGCCTGAGAGACCTCTTTATCTG GTGCttgaagagaaggaagaaaaaattGCTCCAGGAACTTTCCTTGGAACCACTCACAC TTATGCGGTTGGCACTGGCGGCACCCAGGACAAGTCAGGTGCTAAAAGG GTTGATTTGCTTAAAGGACAGAAGTCAGATAAAGTGGACGTTACAATACAGCCGGAAGAGTTGGAAACAATGGATAATGATGCTTTGCATGCCAA ATATGTAGAGGCAAGGGAGGAAGAGAATTCGCGTAGTCATCATGAAGATTTTAGTCAAATGGTTGCAGAG aatgagaagaagagaaaaagaaagatgcAAGAAAAGGAGggcaagaggaggaagaaggactTCTTTTAG